The nucleotide window ACTGCTTTAAGGAAGGTGGTAAGAGAGGCTGCTTCTACAACATACAGTTAGAACTTCTGTCAAGGCTGCATAACTAAGAACATTGTTTTCTCATAACAAGCTGATATTCATCCAGGACTCAATATGAAAAGCAAGCTAAAATAATTCTATCCAACTTCAAGATCATATTAGCAGTGAGAAATGGTAATGCACAAATATGTAGATacctttaaaaagagaagaaagagctgTGTGActgttcaaaaggaaaatactgaaCAACCAGAAGTAAACTGGAGTGATTATCTGAAGCAACACTTAGCTGTATCTCAGCTATTTGCATATCCTGTTATTTGAAATGCAGTCATTGCTTTTCCAATCCTCCCATTCAATTTAATTCTCCTTGAAAGAGTCTGGACCTGCAGTCACTCAATCACAAAATATcctaagttggaagggacccacaaggaccactgaagtccaactcctggccctgcccaggacagccccaagaacCACACCATGTGACTGAGGGTGAAAAATGTCTTTGACAGCCATgcaattattctttttaaaatcagtcaGGTACCAGTTCATGTTGTTCCTCAAGTGCagcttgaaaaaaacaaacataccTATATAATTTTATGTATAACAAGCACTGTAAAGTAAGTAAAGTTTAACttgcatttagaaaataaattaaataaattcagCTATTCTGCTGGAGTTAAAGGAAGAACATGCCCATCTCAGCACTGGTACCTCAGTTTTATTTCAACAAGGACATTGGttattttctcatgtttgtGAACCTGAGTTTGTCACAAAAGAAGATCTTCTAGCATAAAATTATATACCAATGTATAGTTTGGAAGAATCTGGTTTGAACTCTCAAACAGCATTTACTCAGAAATATGATTATTTAAGAAAACCGCTAGTAAAATGTGCTAGCTGTGGTAtactggaagaggaaaaaatacagttaagACTGTTTCTATTTCCATATACAACTTTTATTGCAACACCTGTATTCTAAGTGTACAGATACAAATATAAAATGACCCATGACAGGCTTTAAAGCTGCCCAAGTAGCGAACTGAGAAATTAATTCGGTATTATAGCCAAAGTTGACAAGACTTCAACAGGTGATAGGAagcttccccagtctctctccaaGAACAACCAGGATCCACCATAGTTTTGGTCCAAGATGTATGCTTTAAGTTGGCAGCTGAGTCTAGGAACGAGTGTATTTACCCCAGATGTGCAGCATAAACACAGAAGCAATAAAAAGAAGACTCATGACCAAAACTGGAACAGGTCcactaaaaataaagagaaaatgcattaaCATAAAAAAGAAGTCTTTCTTGCCCATTATCAGCCAAGTGAGCTCATCAGTTCATATGAAATTGTACAAGAAAActcttcttcccttcccacagAAATACCTTAAGGGACATAGAAATGAGATAGTCATCTCTATcaaaaactgctgctgctgccactattttaaaagacagttcTATAAAACCCTAAATGTAACATCAAAAAAGCACAACAAACCCTCCCTTGTTAAGAAAGCCATTAATGGTTCATTATTATTCGTCACTGTTTCCACAGTCTCTGGAAAAGTATCCCCTGTGTTTACAACTCAGCCAACTGAGCAAAGATGCAGTCCgatataaaaaaaacaacagagtcCTCTAGCGGCTACTAAAATTTTGGCAAAAAATTCTCAttagctgttttattttagaggttttctttcatttgaaaacaatgGCAGCAGTAGGTGATAGACGGGACTTCTGCTTTCTTGAAAAACATACACAAAGTGGCAAAGCTACATCATTAAATCTTTAcctaaaatgaatatttttttttcatttttactttcatATATTGTTCAGAAGTTGCAtagtaatgtttttaaaaaacaagttaaTCTTAGGGTGCATGTTGATAGCTTCAATTAGCTGTTTCATGCTGTTGAGATGCAACAGTTACATGAATACACACACTCAACACTCCTTCATACCACTCACTTCACACAATCTCATTTTTGATTTTCAACATGCTATTGGGAAATCTGTTATCCAGCCTGTGTTACCCCCCTGGGTACTGTTTGTAAGCATGCAAATGCTACCTgaatacaaagtaaaaaaaaaaaggagactgaAAAGGGATTCAGAGAGTTTACTGACATATTTTTCTATGAGATCATGAGCCACATACTTGAAAAGATCACAACTGTAATCTTACACTGAGTTTTAAAACCCAGTTATTATCTATCATACTTAGACATATTTGGGTATGGAGAATCCTGAACACAGACATAAAGCACTTAGCAAATAAACcaataacaaaataaacaaagtcCACATACATAGTGACTACACAAGCAACCCCTTCAAGGGATTTCATTAATCAACAGAATATAATTCTCAAACCCTAGcattttatacatataaataaatatattttataatttttatttatttatatatatgtatacatgtAAGTTTATAGCCTGCATAATATAAACTATAATTTATAGTCCTTACACTGTATCTGAATTACTATTTAATTCATTTGAGCCTTCAGCAGTAGGAACAGGTAAGCTGCTCTGCCAAAGGCACACAGGAACAAAGAGCCCCACTAATCAGAAATAAACAGTGGGGACTGATTGTGTGTTCAgtgtttttttaacatgaagAGGACATTGAACTCCTAGAGAAAAATCAACTCTCCAATACTGACAAATATATCTCATTTCCTCCAGTCcctgttgaaaaagaaaagaaaacctgttGAAACCCTGAAATTctcctgcacacacctgcaTCTTCTCAGGCCaccacaaataaataaatggattCAGACACCTCTAAAAATTTGGTACTGTGCATTCTCAGAATGTCTTTCATAAGGTTGCATATTGTACCACAAGCTCAATTCGACTTTCTATCCAAAGGAAAGCTGCCTATAGCTCTTTAAGCAGGAAAGCCCAAGACAAGATAAAGGAACCACAGGCACCAAGTGAcccaaaaagacaaaaaagtttgggtttagttttcttttcaaagcatgTAATCTCCAagctttaaagagaaaaatatcataTCCCCTCGCAGCCAAATCCCCCACAACTCCCTTTCACTAATAGCTGTTTTCAAAGGCATACACATCTTGAAGCATCTTGCACTGCAAATAAAGGATCTTTCCTGATGGGAACCAAATTcaacatatttattattttggatATTGAATACAGATACAAAATACCCAAAACATCAGTCTAATTCTgcacaatataaaatatataaacttTTTTTATCTAGAGTAAAATTCCCCTCATTGTAGCTAGTAAGAATGAACCTGTTCTCAGgtgtttttatgtatttttatagtaATTTTAAGAGCTTGCATTTTAAACAATatcaaaaaacaccaaaaagccCACCCACCACCACTACCAGGCTAAGCTTTCCCATTGCTTTATGCACTATTGATCACAACCATTTCTAAAAACAACTTCAGTTGAAGCACTTCACTGAGGCAATCACAAACCCTTGATAACCCATTCTCACTTTAAAGCCTACTAAACAGGACAGagataataataatttgttgctatggaaaaaaaagcaaaattgaagaaaaataccTAGAAAGCTGTAAGCAAGAAAGTTGCTACCAAGCCATGGCTCAGAAAAAGTTACATTTAGTGTGAGGTGCTTTGTAAAACCAACTCACTTTTATAGGTTTGATTCTTTCATTAAAACCTGACCATACGGTTACCCAAAGTAGCTTCCAAATAAACCACTCCCGGTGTTCCAAAACCTTAAAATCAGGAACCACTGTGTTTCAACATAAATAGATGGGAAAATCTATTTACTGATCTGCTTACACTGAAGATTTGAAAAACTGAGTGCTATTCAGCACCAAAAGTGAAATCAAAGGATTCACAAGGAAACTTAGCAAAATTGTTAAAGCTTGTATCACAggtctattaaaaaaatcataatgcccttctgtttttttttttttttgttttgtttttgttttgtttttttttttcttgtttggtgtaattcattttttttaattgaacttTAGTAGATCAAACAACAGATAAAACAGTTTCCCTGATTATCTGCATAGATTTGCTCTAGAACACTATTGCTGCTCATTATCTTTTCTTTGCCTTGTCTCCTTTCTGGACTCAGAATGCAGTAAGCAAAGCAGAACAGTACTGCTTTGGTGGTTTGCTGgatacattttgttttctaaagttTCAAGTacatatgaaaatgaaaacatgtaaAACAACTTCAAAGGAAGGATTACTCACAGAACTATCACTAAGTAGCCTATCACCAGTCCTTCCCCAAATGTTCTATTTGTGCAGCTACCAGCAGCCCTCTTGAAGAactccaaaataaaatatatacggatttgaaaaaaaaaaaaaaaaaaaaaaaaaaaaaaacccaaaaaaaaaacaagcaacagGGTCAGCCCTGAGCATCTCAAGACTTTTCAATCCAGTAAGAACAAGAGCTCATGAACTGTAATTCTACAATAAGCACAAATTTCCAGCAGGGTATAACTTACCACACACTCATGACCTCAAATACACCTTCCATCTTTGCTACACAAGTATTAGGCTGCAAAGTTTGTTTGGAAAGTCATCTGAATGACTCAGACTGGTCAAAAGAGTAAAAACTTGGTTTTTATAGTTTAAGGGACACTACTAGGTATTTGATCATAATCTTGGAATATTCACCTTGTGAAAATGGAGATACACAAGGTATTGGCAGGCTATTTGCTAGGCAAGTTCAGCTAAAGTAATTTATCTGcagctttttaataaaaaacaccAGATGCAAGTATATGGTATATCAGTTATACTGTATTTTCAAGGGGTGCACAGGATCATAACGTAGCTATTATAagacaaaacccaaaatttttACTtgaaagagaatgaaaacatGTACACAAATGCTTTAATTCATTGAGACAAGTGGCCTTTCTCAACTTCAAAGTGATTGTTCACAGCCTTCAAAGACCACTTAGGGTAAGCTTTGGCAATTACAAAATACAACTTGTACCTACCTTTTTAAAACCACTGTATctttaaaaacaccttctccaGGGTTACAGATCAAATATGTCATCCCAACAATCAACTCAGCAAGTTTTCCCATGCACACCAGAACACTAACAGATTATTATTAATTCAAAGACTGCGTAGGCAGGGGAACTCTACAGCCCTCAAGCCTGCCATCACCCATTCACCCAACTCACACTTTGAGCCCTGGCGAGTCCTCAGTGTAGAACCGCCACATCCCACCAGTCCCTGTGGACGTGGCACGGCCTGCACTCCTTGTCCCACAGCTGGCATTTTTCCTTTAAGGGatgacagaacaaaacaaagaccAAACAACACGTTAGCACTCCACCAGCTTCTAGGACCAAGCAGCCCACGAGACTCTGCAGAAATAATATacttcacagaatcaattaggttgagaaagacctctaagatcatcaaatccaacctatGACCCAACACCAGcatgtcaactagaccatggcactgagtgctatATCCAATATTTCCTTAAATACCTACAGGTacagtgattccaccacttctctgggcagcccattccaatgtctaattGCCCCATCCGCCTGATGTCCAAGCTGGCGCAGCTCAAGAGTTGTGCTCTCCTACCCTGTCTCtagctgcctgggagaagacacaacccctcacctggctacaccctcctttcaggtggttgcAGAGAATGATAAgatcacccctgagcctccttttctccacgCTAAAtagccccagctccctcagcccctcctcacagcactggtgctgcagacccttccccagcagtgttgcccttctctggacgaGCATCAGCCTGTGCTGCCACGTCAGCAGAGGGCACCAGCCGGGCAGCCCGGCAAGCAGAGCGCACGACGGGGGcaagagctgtcccagctgggcagcggcggcgggcaCCCACCTCTGCCGGACGGTGGATCCCGCGGCGCGGGGAGCCACAGCCTTGCTGGGGGAGCGGCCGGAGGAGCCGACGCTGGTGGCGCTGGGGTTGGGCCCGGGCTGCGGAGAGAGGAGAGAAGCGGGAGCGGGTGAGAGGCGGCGAGCACTGCCGGCGGGGAAGGGGCGCCTCAGCCGCCCCCCGCCTCGGGCAGCCTCTCACCATAGCGGCGGCGCTGGCTCGGGCTCGGCGCGGTCTCACACACGCTCCGCTACAGCCGCTCCGGCCACGTCCCTGCCCGCATCAGGctccgccccgcgccgcgcATCCCGGAGCCTCGCGGCTTCCCCGGATAAcgcctgagcagcagcagcagccccttaTCCCTGCACCCCTCGCTCGGCGGCCGCGTTCCGAGACCGCTGCCCTCTGTGACGCCTCGGTCGCGCCCGCTCCTTGCGCAGCGGCCGGGCCGGCGCGGGACCGCGGCGAACGGCGAGTCGGGCAGCAGCGGGGCCgcccggcgggcggggcgggcgggaaGGCCCAGGAGGAAGGGAAGCGAGGCTGACGTGTCCCACCGGCGCTGCCGGGCTGCGCATGCGACGCCGCGGCAGCGGCCAtggaggaggcggaggaggcGGGAGCAGCGGGCCCGTCCGTGCTGTTCCTGCACCCGGACCTGGGCCTGGGCGGCGCGGAGCGGCTGGTGGTGGACGCGGCGCTGGCGCTGCGGGCGCGGGGCTGCCGGGTGCAGATCTGGACGGCGCACTACGACCCCGGGCGCTGCTTCGCGGAGACGCGCGGGCTGGCGgtgcggcgggcgggcggctgGCTCCCGCGCAGCCTGTGCGGCCGCGGGCACGCCCTGTGCGCCGCCCTGCGCATGGCCTTCGTGGCGCTCTACGTGCTGCTGCTCAGCGGAGAGACCTTCGACGCCTTCGTGTGCGACCAGGTGCGGGCATGGGCATGGGCATGGGCAAGGGCAAGGGAGCGCCGCTGCCGCTGGCCCGACTGGATGCGGGGATGCTGGTGGGCTgctcttcacagaatcacagaattgttagggttggaaggggcgTCTGGTGATAATCTACTCCAAACCCCCTGCAAAAGCAGGGTCACCTACAGCAGGTGGTGCAGGAACGCGTCCAGATGGGTTTGGagtgtctccagagagggagactccacgacctccctgggcagcctgttccagtgttctgCCACCCTCaatgtaaagaagttcttcattTGGATGTAGAAGTTCTCGTGTTTCAGTTTCTGGCCACTGCTCTtcgtcctgtcactgggcacctcTAAAGAGTCTGGCAGGATCCTCTTGAGTTGAGATCCACCTTTGAGATATTTACATGAATTATTAAGATGCCCTGCTAGTCTTCTCTTCTCTAGACTAAACTGGCCCAGTTCCTGCAGTCTCTCATAAGAGACATACTCCAGAATCCTGGAGTATCAAATCCCCATGAAATTGGATTCATTATTGGGTGTGCAGTAAGCCAGTAATAACACACTCAAGAGAGAGACATCGATTGTTCATTCCAGAGCTGTGCAAGCCTGGCTGCTCCACGGTGTTGCACAAATTAAGGACACCCCATCAGACTTTCTGTGCCATCTCTTATACACAGAAATTCAAAGTTGGTAACAATCCAAATTCAGCCTCTCATAATATTATGATTGGTTAATAGTTTCCAGAGAACGGCAGTGAAGGTGGAGGAGGGTCTGGAGCTCAAGTCTTATGAcaagtggctgagggagctgggatgtttagctgggagaaaaggaggttcagggggACCTTATCGCcctctacaactgcctgaaaggatgTTCTAGCAGGTGGGGATTGGTGTCCCTGACAGCTAGTGACAGGATGAAAGAACATAGTTCTGCATTaggctgcaccaggggagaCTTAGcttggacattaggaagaatttctttagaGAGGTGATTATACACTGAAATGGACTGCCCAaggaggtgatggagtcaccGGTCCTGGGTATATTTAAGGAAAGACTTAATGTGGCCCTTTatgccatggtctagttgacacAGTGGTATTGGGTCATCACTGGGATTTGGTGatctcttttccaaccttattgattctgtgattccatacAAGTTACATATCCTCAGTTAACTTCTACATTTGCTCAGGGAAATGCTTAACCTTCACTTAAACAGGTCTTTCTGACCCAtagatgtggttttttttgcgTTATAATGAACATAGTTTAGCTATAGGATATATGGACCTTGAGTATTTTGCAAAGTTAGCAGTGTATACATAGACATAAATCCACATCTTGATTTACTACATCTTTAAGGCTTGTTAAATGCCAGGATGTCATTGACTAAGGGATGCTAGCTGCTGACAGTTCCACTGATGAGGTCTTCTTTCTTGCTGATTAGTCTTGAAAGTATACAAAGGTCTTACATCAAAGAACATCCTGACTTTAGATAATCTTGACCTATTCCACATTTGGCAATTTACCTCTTACATTCTGGGGCAGCTGGAGGGAGAGGATGCCACTGCTGCTTGgactctgctcccagcactctGGGTAGTGGGAGAAGGACATGCTTGGAGAAGTCTTGGCGCTTGATGGGACCTTGGTGAGGAGCTCGGAGAAATTATAGGGCCACAAGAGGTCCTGGATGAGGGAGTACAACTTAATGTGCTTGTgtgggggagaaggaaaaggcattTGGCTTACAAAGCAGCGGCTCTCAGAGCATGGCTTTGAAATCACATGTGCACACTGGTGGCACTGACACAATTAACCtctcctcttgtcctgtctctggttGCACTAGGTGTCTGCCTGCATTCCTGTACTTAGACTGGCCAGAACCCGTAAGAAGGTTTTGTTTTACTGTCACTTTCCCGATCAACTTCTGACCAAGAGAGAATCTTTCCTGAAGCGCCTCTACAGACTGCCACTCGACTGGCTGGAAGAGTACACGACTGGCATGGCAGACTGTATCGTTGTGAACAGCAAGTTCACTGCCAGCGTGTTCAAAGACACATTTAAGTCCCTGTCACACATAAAACCAGATGTCCTCTACCCATCGCTCAACATCGGTAGCTTTGAAGAAATTGTTCCTGCAGACATAGCTGATCTGATACcgaaaaagaaaaagttcttgTTCCTTTCCATTAATAGGtatgagagaaaaaagaatctGGCATTGGCTCTCGAAGCTTTGCACGAACTTCGAGGGAGACTTGATTCTCATGAGTGGGATGAAGTTCACCTGGTTATGGCAGGTGGTTATGATAAGAGAGTTCTGGAAAATGTGGAGCACTATGAAGAGCTGAGGAGACTCGCAGCCAAACTTGATGTTAATGATCATGTGACTTTTCTGAGATCATTCTCAGATGAAcagaaaatctctctttttagtaattctgtgtgtgtgctttaTACACCAAGCAATGAACATTTTGGCATTGTCCCTTTGGAGGCAATGTATATGAGATGTCCAGTTATAGCAGTTAATTCAGGTGGTCCTTTAGAATCAATCGCACATAATGTTACAGGATTTTTGTGTGATCCTCTGCCAACACAATTTGCTGATGCCATGGAAAAAATTGTGAGAGATCCTCTCTTAAAGGACACaatgggagcagctgggagagtGAGAGTTATGgaaaaattttcttcagaagCTTTCTCAGAACAGCTGTACCAATACATACGCAGAttaacagaataaaattatattcctatgttatatttaaaaatattgtgtCTTTCATTTATGTAGGGAACTAGTATTCATTGTGACTAATGAAGAACTAGGGATAGCTGAACGttcttgttttgcttcttgTGCTGCCTTATGTCACTTGACACATAGAAGAAGCAAAACATGTCCCACTGTGTCATTGGAAGGTTAAAATTTTCATGTAGTACACTGATCTGCCATTGCAGGAGTTCTTTTGTGTACTGTGCCttggaaaaaatgcaaagtttaATGGCAGTaatttactaggaaaattactgcatgttttatttaatactGTATGGAATGGCTGATTCAACTTATAAAATTTGGATTTGTCCAGATAAGACACACACAGccttatttttatgtatttaaaatggTCACCAGTAATTTGTAAGTAAAAGGGCCATCTCAGCTAACTATGGAGAGAATTGCACAACCAACTGCATGTTTCAAAAACCCAGCAGTGTTAGGAATATGAATGGTATGGATTTTAAATGATTGTGCTTGTCCAATTGCATTGTGTAGTCACACTGGGTGTCAGAAAAGCATACAGGTGTGTGAGCAAGGGGAAGTGACACTTGAATAGCACCAAGGATATCAGACTACCTCAGGCAAAAAGGTTAGTGCTGAAAACTATGTTTGTTCATTACCTGCAATGCTTGAAGACATAATTTTACTTTGGGAATTTCTGGTTTGTAGATACTTAAATGATTTTCTCTATATttagcatttcattttaaatgacGCCACACTTTTAGAAAAGGTCTTAATCTGGACCAGGcaataaagacattttattcTGTCTAATTTAGTGGTAACTTTATGTTTTCCTAATGCAGTGAGTGCACACATGACagtactgtgatttttttttccaagctggtCTGGagaaaggaatatattttttgttcatCTACCTCTCTTGGCACATCTTTATTAGTTGGTGGTTCTGTTTGTTATAACACACATAGTCCACACAATTGAATTTTAAGTGTGAAAATAGATTCAGTGAAATTCTGTGTTACTTATAAAATACAATTTGTACTGTGGTATGAAATGTAATTTGTAGTCTGAATTCTGCAATTTCTATTTAAGATAGTTTCAGGCATTTCCACATTAGTACTTCACAAAAGAGAGACCATTCTTTTTGTTGCTTAGGACCAAAACCAACGTCTCAATATACTTATAAGGCTTTTATttgaagtaaaacaaacaaaaatcaaagtcTGTCATTGTCTTTAATCAAGAAGTTGGAACACTCTAATTTTTGTTATGGAGTGAGAGTGGatggtttcacagcccctgTTTCCTACATTTCTATTCAATCATAAAAACTGGCAAGCCTAAATCTATATTCTTTCTAGCCTGCTCCTGCATTTCTACTCCATTCCCACCCGTAAAAGTTTTCCTAAATCTTTGTGCAACTTTTTCATCGTGGGTGTGGCAATGGATGAGTGAAGGACCAGAAGAGATGGTGAAAACTATCCGTGGTCAGATAAACACCCTTGAGACATGCTTGGCCTCGGTTTTAAGTTCCATTTAGAAGGTACAAGGTGGTTGGGGCCAATTCCTGCTTGCTTAGTCTGTGTTATATTCTCTCTCA belongs to Vidua macroura isolate BioBank_ID:100142 chromosome 1, ASM2450914v1, whole genome shotgun sequence and includes:
- the SEC61B gene encoding protein transport protein Sec61 subunit beta, yielding MPGPNPSATSVGSSGRSPSKAVAPRAAGSTVRQRKNASCGTRSAGRATSTGTGGMWRFYTEDSPGLKVGPVPVLVMSLLFIASVFMLHIWGKYTRS
- the ALG2 gene encoding alpha-1,3/1,6-mannosyltransferase ALG2, whose protein sequence is MEEAEEAGAAGPSVLFLHPDLGLGGAERLVVDAALALRARGCRVQIWTAHYDPGRCFAETRGLAVRRAGGWLPRSLCGRGHALCAALRMAFVALYVLLLSGETFDAFVCDQVSACIPVLRLARTRKKVLFYCHFPDQLLTKRESFLKRLYRLPLDWLEEYTTGMADCIVVNSKFTASVFKDTFKSLSHIKPDVLYPSLNIGSFEEIVPADIADLIPKKKKFLFLSINRYERKKNLALALEALHELRGRLDSHEWDEVHLVMAGGYDKRVLENVEHYEELRRLAAKLDVNDHVTFLRSFSDEQKISLFSNSVCVLYTPSNEHFGIVPLEAMYMRCPVIAVNSGGPLESIAHNVTGFLCDPLPTQFADAMEKIVRDPLLKDTMGAAGRVRVMEKFSSEAFSEQLYQYIRRLTE